A section of the Humulus lupulus chromosome 2, drHumLupu1.1, whole genome shotgun sequence genome encodes:
- the LOC133814571 gene encoding uncharacterized protein LOC133814571 yields MVVMFHYVDKRECVIERFIDIEHVPNTTAISLKIEIDKLFSKHGLSISKLRGQGYDGASNMSGEFNGLKSIIMKENEYTFLTLVSNVVDVVGVSSKRRDIIWEKQALKAIEALKGGELLSGRGQNQESGIKRPCDTRLGSHFGTLVSFTIMFSSIIDVLEEITNDRLNSEQKYEASIMLQMVQTYDFVFSLHLVKNILGITNELSQVLQKGDQDIVNAMKLVKICKKQLHMMRDNGWDSLIEEVSNFSCLSPANSFSTFDKGKLIRLAQPYPCDFSTMDIKVLEYQLQTYVDDMHSHVMFSSLKGMVDLSKKLVETKKDKNQMRNKMGDQWLNDGLTVYLEKDVFNAIDNEPIIHRFQNMKSCRGKL; encoded by the exons ATGGTCGTAATGTTTCATTATGTGGACAAGAGAGAGTGTGTGATTGAGCGATTCATCGATATTGAACATGTTCCTAATACCACTGCGATCTCACTTAAGATAGAAATTGATAAGTTGTTTTCAAAGCATGGGTTGAGCATATCCAAATTACGAGGTCAAGGGTATGATGGAGCTAGTAACATGAGTGGAGAGTTCAATGGTTTGAAAAGTATTATCATGAAGGAGAATGAAT aCACTTTTCTCACCTTAGTGTCTAATGTGGTGGATGTTGTTGGAGTCTCATCTAAGCGTCGTGACATTATCTGGGAAAAACAAGCTCTCAAAGCCATTGAAGCTTTAAAAGGTGGAGAACTTTTGAGTGGAAGAGGCCAAAATCAAGAAAGTGGAATTAAGCGTCCATGTGATACACGTTTGGGATCACACTTTGGTACTTTGGTAAGCTTTACTATCATGTTTTCGTCTATTATTGATGTGCTTGAGGAGATTACAAATGATAGATTGAATAGTGAGCAAAAATATGAAGCATCTATTATGTTACAAATGGTGCAAACATATGATTTTGTCTTTAGCTTGCATTTGGTGAAGAATATTCTTGGGATCACAAATGAGTTGTCACAAGTCTTACAAAAAGGTGATCAAGATATTGTGAATGCAATGAAATTAGTCAAAATATGCAAGAAACAGTTACATATGATGAGAGACAATGGATGGGATTCTTTAATAGAAGAAGTTTCTAATTTTT CGTGTTTATCTCCAGCTAATTCATTTTCTACTTTTGACAAGGGAAAGTTAATCCGTCTTGCTCAACCTTATCCATGTGATTTTTCTACAATGGATATAAAGGTACTAGAATATCAACTTCAAacctatgttgatgatatgcatTCTCATGTCATGTTTTCATCTTTGAAAGGGATGGTTGATCTTTCTAAGAAACTAGTTGAGACAAAAAAGGATAAG AATCAAATGCGCAACAAAATGGGAGATCAATGGTTGAATGATGGCCTCACTGTGTATCTTGAGAAGGATGTATTCAATGCTATTGATAATGAgcctattatccatcgttttcaAAATATGAAATCTTGTCGAGGAAAACTTTAA